CGAACTGCATAGCTCAACCGAAAGGATTATGCCGTGGAAAACAAAATCCTCATCATCGAAGACAATGATCAGAACCTGTACCTGCTGACATTCATTCTGGAAAAGCACGGCTATGAAGTCTTTGCCGCCAGGGACGGGATCGAGGGGATTGCCGCTGCCGGCAGGGTCAGGCCGGCACTCATACTCCTCGACATCCAGCTGCCCGAAATGGACGGATACGACGTAGCCCGCAACCTCAGGGCCAACCCGGCCCTGGCAGAAGTTCCCATAGTCGCCGTCACCTCATACGCCATGGCCGGCGACCGTGAAAAGGCGCTGCTGGCAGGTTGTACGGGCTATCTTGAGAAACCCATCAATCCAGACACATTCATGCAGCAGGTAAGGGAACACCTCCCCTCCTGACCGTTTAACGGAGACCGCGCATGTCACGAATTCTGATTGTCGACGACAACGAGCAAAACCTCTATATGCTGGAAGTTTTACTTTCCGCCAATGGCTTTCAGGTACTCTCCGCGCCAAATGGGGCCGAGGCGCTGTCAATGGCCCGGAACTCGCCCCCCGACCTCATCATCAGCGATATTCTCATGCCGGTCATGGACGGGTATGCATTCTGCCGCGAATGCAAAAAATCGGACCGGCTGAAAAATATTCCCTTCATATTTTACACCGCAACATTTACCGAAGAAGACGACCGGAAACTCGCCCTGAGTCTTGGTGCCGACTGCTTTCTCCTCAAGCCTACGGAACCGGAAGAATTGATGCGGATTGTCCGTAGCCTGCTCGCCGCAACGGAGTCCGGGGTCCACGGAGGAGCACCGGGAGAAGAGGAAGAAGACGGGCACTTTCGCGAATATAGCGAAGCGCTGTTCCGTAAACTGCAAAAGAAGATGGTTGATCTGGAAAAGACCAACCACGAATTGGAACACGAAATTCGCGAACGGAAGAATGCGGAAAAAGAGTTGCAGCAGTTGAACCATGCTCTCGAAGAACGGGTTGCCGAGCGCACGGCCCTCCTTGCCGCAACCAACGAACAGTTGCGGGAGGAAGTCACACGGTCCAAACAGGCCCAGGAAGAAATCGCCCTGCTGAATGATGTCCTGTTGAAACGGACCGCATCCCTCGAGATGCTGAACCGGGAACTGGAGGCTTTCAGCTCGGCGGTGACCCACGACCTCCGGGCGCCCCTCCGCAGCATTACCGGCTATACCGCCATCGTCCGCGAGGAGTGCGGGGAAGCGGTCGGGGAAGCGGTGCTTGAATACCTCAGAAGGATCGAGAGGAACACCTCCAGGATGAACGAACTGATTGACGCCCTGCGGGGATTGTCGCAGGCCAGCTCTGCCACGATACATCCCAACATGGTCGACCTGAGCGATATTGCCAGCGAGATCGCTACAGCGCTTCATGAAGGGAACCCGGAACGTCAGGTGACATTTGCCATAGCCGACGGCGTGGCGGCAGAAGCAGACCGGCCCCTTATCAGATCAGCCCTTGAGAATCTTCTGAATAACGCCTGGAAATACACCCGCCGGAAAGAAACCGCTCGGATCGAATTCGGCATCATTGAGAACGATCAACGCGTCTATTTTGTCAAAGACAACGGCGCCGGTTTTGACATGAGGTACGTTTCAAAACTTTTCACTCCCTTCCAGCGCTTGCATCATCAAGAAGAGTTCGAAGGAACGGGAGTCGGGCTGGCAACAGTCCAGCGGATCGTTCACCGCCACGGAGGCAACATCTGGGCGGAAGGAAAGGTGGAGGAAGGAGCAACCTTCTATTTCACGCTCGGCCGGGCAGTGCCCGATTGGCAGAGTGAAGCCGCCATCGGGACAGTCTCCCACTAACAGGAAACACCCCACCTGGCACGGGCAGGCACATCATCGAGCGGAACCGGGTAAACACCGTAAAGCCATGGCGTCCCCGTGAAATACACTTATTATCGCCTTCCGATCCTTAAACAAACCGACTCAAGGTTTCGGTTTCTCCGTGCTCTCCGTTTCTCCGTGTTATTCAACCGTAGTTTTCGGGTTTTGAATGCCAGCGAGGTACGAACATGCCCCCCTTCCCAACGTATACCCGCCCCGATTTCACCCGCCCCGATCTGGCCGCAGCCCCGCCGGCCCGCACGGAGGCGGCTCCCCGCGACGGAGTCCTCCCTGCCGGTTTCCACGCCACGTCCAACCACCCGGAGTATGTCCACCTCGGCGGCGGGCGGTGGCTTCTTGCGGCAGAGAGCAGGATGGACGCCGTCTTCATCCTTGAAGGAAATACGTTAAGGACCGTGGAGCCCCGGCTGGTGATGGAAGGGGAGCGGGTCGTGGTAGGGCGGACGGAGAACGGCGAGGAAGGGATATTCGTCCACACGACGGGGTTCGACGCCCCGACGGAAACGGCGGAAGACAAGTTCGCCTTCCGGAGCCGCGGCACCAGGGAGACCCCCTTTTCCCGCTCCTATGACGAGCTTTACGACATCCTGCGCCATGACCGGGAAAACGGCCATATCGTCTGGGTCCTGGGACCCGCCGTGGCCTTCGACCGGGACAGCCGCGACGCCATGGCCCGCATCATCGGGGCCGGCTACTGCCACGCCCTTCTGGCCGGCAACGCCCTGGCCACCCATGACCTGGAGGCGGCCCTGTTCCACACCGGCCTCGGCCAGGACATCTACACCCAGGCCCTCCTTCCCCGGGGGCACTACAATCATCTGGACGTCATCAACGAGGTCCTTCGCCACGGCTCCATGGAGCAGGCCATCGCCGGGCTGGGGATACGGGACGGGATCATCCGGGCATGCCTGGAGCGACGGGTTCCGGTGGTCCTGGCAGGCTCCATCCGCGATGACGGGCCGCTCCCCGGCGTCATCACCGACTCCCGCCAGGCCCAGGACGCCATGCGAATCCACGCCCGCCGCGCCACCACCGTCATCGCCCTGGCAACCCAGCTCCACGCCATCGCTGTCGGCAACATGACGCCGGGCTACCGGGTGCTTGACGACGGCACCGTACGGCCGGTTCACTTTTACATTGTCGATATGTCCGAATTCATTGCTGACAAGCTGGCCAACCGTGGCTCGGCCCAGGCCCGGGCCATCCTGACCAACGTGCAGGATTTCATGGTCAACCTCTGGCACAACCTGCGGGGATGAGCCATTCCCTCAAACGCTTTCCTACAGCAGTCAAGGCATAATTGTTGCAGAAAATGTGCGGAAATCGGATCGCAAGCCACGGGGTGTCCTGCCGCCGATCTGAATCGCCCCAGCTCGGCAAATCACAGCGAACAGAGGGAATTGTCATGAACATTCGCACAACCGGAAACACGCTTGCCGTACTGGCTGTCGCCGCGCTGATGGTTGCGCCGGCGGCACAGGCGGCCGACCAGCCGCCACCCGCAAAGACCCGTGACGTCAAGTCCTGCGCCATCTGTCACGCGCCGGAAAACGGGCAGCTGCGGGCATTTTTCGACACTCTGTCCACGAAGTCGCAGTCCATCCAGCTCAAGCTGGACAACGGTCCCGAGGTGGTCAGGTTTAACAGCGGCACACTAAAAGTCCTCAACGGCTCGGCCCCGGACAACGTGGAGAAATCCCTGCGCGGCATCAAAAAGGGGCACGAGGTGCGGGTCGCCTACGTGGAAGGGGCCGACGGCATCAAGAGCATTTCGGAAATCTCCATCAAGCCCCCCATGAAGGTGCCGGCCGAGAAGCAGCTGACCGTCGACGCAATCGAGCGCCTGCTGAAGGGAAAAACGAAGTACACCCTCGTGGATGCCCGTCCTCCCCTCAAGTTCCAGGAAGGGTCCATACCCACCGCCATCAACATCCCGTTCCCGGCGTTCCAGAAGAACCTCGACAAGCTCCCCAAGGACAAGGGAGAACTCCTGGTCTACTTCTGCGCCGGCGTCACCTGAGCGCTCAGCCCCTCCTCCGCCCGTGAGGCGGAGAAACTCGGCTACACCAACGTCAAAATCTTCCACGACGGCATCCCCGAGTGGAACAAGCGCAACTACACCGTCCTGGACCCCAAGGCCCTCAAAGAAGCATGGCTCGACAAGGATCTCTCCTTCGTGCTCCTGGATGTCCGCCCCCCAAAAGACGCCGGGGCCGGTTTCATCAAGGGAGCGGTGAACATTCCGGAAAAGGCCCTCGACAAGGCCCTCAAGACCTTCCCGAACAAAGATCTTAAGCCCCCCATCGTGATTTATGACGCCAAAGGGGACGGCAGCGCCCGAAAAGTGGCCATGAAGCTGGTTGAGGCGGGCTATCCGGGGCCGCGGATTCTGACGGGCGGTTTTGCCGCCTGGAAGGCGGCCGATTACGGGATTGAAACCGGCAAGCCGGCAGCCACAGTGACGTACGCCCCCAAACCGAAACCCGGCACCATCCCGGTGGCCGAGTTCGAGGCCTTTGCCAAGGGGATTCCCCCCACTGTCCAGATTCTTGACGTCCGCACGGCGGAAGAAGCCGAAGACACGGGCATTATCAAGGGCGCCATCAACATCCCGGCCGAAGAAATCATCGCGCGCCTGGCCGAAATCCCCAGGGACAAGGAACTGGTCCTGCACTGCGCCACCGGCGCCCGGGCCGAGATGACCTACACCATATTGAAGGAAAAGGGGTACAAGGTCCGCTTCCTCGACGCCACCATCATCACCGATGATGATGGCACCTTCACGATCAAGAAATAAAAGTGCTAACCGCTTCAGACGCCAACGCCCCGGCAGGAATCCCGTCGGGGCGTTGGCTCTCCAGTATCTAGCAGGCTGTTGAAAAACGTAGCGAGGAGGGCCACATGCAAGGCGCACGGAGCGGAGCACCCGAGACATATCAGTTGGATAGGCGAGGGGGCGAGCACCGCGCAACGCAGCAGATGGCCCCCGCAGTAGTTTTTCAACAGCCTGCTAGAACTTGCTCCGGTCGCCGCCGGATGAACGCTCCAGCTTTTTCTCGCGGACTCGCCGGTCTTCAACCGCTGCCTTTTCTGCCAGTTTGTCATTCACGTACAGGACGACCACCTCTCCACCCATCACTTTCCAGTGCGATTCCATGGTCACCGTGTCGCCGCCCCCCTTCCAGGCGCGACGCTTGACATCACGCACCTTGTCCACCAGCCCCCCGATCAGGTTTTCAGCAGGAAGCTCCCCCTGATCCTTGTATTTACTGTCGAGTTGACGGGCAATGGCGTCGGCCAGCACATCCATGTCCGCCTTTTCCGAAGACAAGGGGAGCATTACCGTCACACGCAGCGTGTGGAGCACCCGGGTCAGGGGCGAAAAGGAAAAGAGTATCTTCGCATCATATCCCATGAGCTTGGTGTCGCATTGGTATTCGACCTTGACGGCCAAATCTTCCGGTTCCTTTTTTGCGAACAGCCCGCCCCCCGACAACTTGACGGCAAGATCCTTCCTTTTCCCGGCTTCAATGACCCGGTCGGTTTTCATGCCCGATTTCCACACGTCAAACACGAAGGCATCGGCCGGTGCAGATGCGATAAGCAGGAGCCCCAACGAAATGATTACGCGTTTGGTTGCTGCCATATGAGTCATATGTTCCCTCCGGATTCGTTGATGGATGCTATGTTACGGCGATTTTGAAGGTTTGCAACAGGGTGAGTGGTGAGTGGATTACCGCTCCACCGGCCTATGCCTATTCATTTACTTGTGTTCAACGGGGTCGGACCAAGCTAACTACCTGTAGCGTCAGCATATTTGGCCCAAAAGAACACATTTTCAACGCTTAGAGCCTCGCTTTTACGTTCAACGGGGTCGGACCAAGCTAACTACCTGTAGCGTCAGCATATTTGGCCCAAAAGAACACATTTTCAACGCTTAGAGCCTCGCTTTTACCGACAAAATCGGCAGTGTAAGACTCCCCCTCCTCCTTCAGGAAACATGACCCGCCCGTTTGCACGTCGAGCTTTCTTCCTCTGGCACGGCATCCAAGTCCGCTTCTTCGCCTCGAATAGCCAATACAACCACCGACGCCGGTCTTAGGCAAATTTGAGAAGGAACGCTTTCTTGCGGCATCGGTGCGTGATGTGCCACACCTGCTCCGGTATGTAGTGCCTGTTCGCTCGCGCCACCTTCTTAAACGCTCAATTTTAGCGGTGAAAAGGTGGTTCTAAGGGGGAAAAGAGTCCCAATATTTGAAGAAAACAACGTTGCATCAATTGCTTAGCTTGGTCCGACCCCGGACAACGCGGACAACGGACAACAAAGAATAGCGGCGGCCTGGTAACAAACAGGACGGAAATTATTTGATCGCTTCGCCCTGGCTCTTGATGGTCAGGATCTGCCTGTCTCCATCCACAGTGGTGATGGAGATCAGGTAGGGCTTGGCATCGCTGGACACCACGAGGTAGTAGTTGCCCGAAGTCAAGCTGCTCACGTAGTCGAGGGCCTTATCTACATCGATAAAGGCGGACAGATCTTTCACAGTCGTGGCGGCTTTGGCGGCACTGACATCGCTTACGGCGAAGATCATGGCGGCGCTGGTGGAGAACATGTACTTCTTGGTCATGTAGTTCATGGACTGGGTACCATAGGGGGTCATAATGGCAGTGCCGCTGTAGATCAGGTCGATCGCATTCGCCACCGTTTCAGTCACACCCTTGGAGGTGTAAATAGCATTGGCATCCAAGTCAAGGGAAGAACCGACAGCTGCAATCGCACCACCCAGCACGAAGGACGTGTCAACCAGAGCGGCGATAGGGGTTACCTTTTCCCAACCACCGATCAGCTTTTGCTTTTCGGCATCTGTCAGCTCTTCGCTACCGGATTCTACGGCAGCGGCGGAGCAAGTAACCGTAAAATTAACAGGTTCGTGTTCGATATCCAAGGTATCGACGGAACCGGTCACAGCACTGATACCCAACACCTTGCCGATCACCCGCACGGTCAGTTCGACCGTTGTTTCGCCATCGGCGCAAATTTCGCCCATGTTGCTCTGGTAAATGGTCGCGTCAAGACCATAAACACCATCGGCAGCAGCACCGTAGTTCAGCTCAAGAAGAGTATTGAGAGAGTTGTCGGATTTGATGTCCTTGACTTCATAGGCGTAGATAGCGCCTTCGATCTGGGTGTTGCCCTTGAACAGCGAAAAAGTCACATCATAGATGTCTTTTTCGGCGGTCATGGTACCGTTAATCTTCCATTTGCCAGCACCGTCGGCATCGACGGTGATCGGCGTGCGGGAGCCACCATCACCACCGCAAGCCACGAGGGAGGCGGCTACGCCAAAAACACTGAGGCCATTAGCAATTTTTTTCATCATGTTTATAGTCTTTCTCCTTGAGGAGAGAAATCCGAAGAGAAATCCGAAGAGAAATCCGAGAAGAGAAATCCGAGAAGAGAAATCCGAGAAGAGAAATCCGAGAAGAGAAATCCGAGAAGAGAAATCCGAAGAGAAATCCGGGACAGATCTATTTTCCTCTAATAAATAAATCTGTCCAGGCTTTCTCTAACACACCAGCAAACCAATTTCCCAAACTTTACGATTGCCTCAACCCCCTCCCAGATCAAGCCACTTTTCCACCACCGGGGCACGGCGAGTACGAAACCGCTCCAGCAGGGCCTCCGGGCTCTCTTCCACGGCAATCATCTCCCGGTGCTCCCCCCTGACGAATCCCTCGGCCACGGTGTGGTCGAGAAACGCGGCCAGCCGGTCGTAGTACCCCGCCACATTCAGGAGGCCGAAGGGCTTCGCGTGGATGCCGAGCTGGGCCCAGGTGACCACTTCGAAGAACTCGTCGAAGGTTCCCATGCCGCCGGGAAGGGCGATGAACCCGTCGGCCAGCTCGGCCATGAGGGCCTTGCGCTCGTGCATGGTCTCCACCACGTGGAGGGCCGAAAGCCCTGCATGGGCGATCTCCTTGGCCTCCAGGGCGCGGGGGATGACGCCGATTACCTCGCCGCCCCCCGCCAGGGCCGCGTCGGCTACGGTCCCCATGAGGCCGACGCTTGCCCCGCCGTAGACGAGGCCGATCCCCTCCCGTGCCAGGAGCCGGCCCAGTGCCGCCGCGGCGTCACGGTAGGCGCCGTTTCTCCCCATACTTGAACCGCAAAAGACGCAGATTCGCTGCATGGCTACCCCCCTGCCCGCTTGACGGTGTAGCCGCGCTTCGCCAGCTCGGCCACCAGAAGATCGGCGTGATCACCCTGGATCTCGATGTTACCGTCTTTCACCGTCCCGCCGGTGCCGCAGCGGCGCTTCAGCTCGCCGGCCAGGGCGGTGATCCCCTCGCTCCCCAAGGGGACACCGGTTATAACAGTCACGGTCTTGCCGCCGCGCCCTTTGGACTCGCGCCGAACCCGGACGATGCCATCCCCTGCCGGACGGGACTGCTGTTTCTTGCAGACGCACCCCGCCAGCGGCTTGCCGCAGCCGGGGCAAACCCGACCATGCTCCGACGACCAGACCAGCGGGGTATCGGAAGAATTCCCTTTTTTCACCGGTCCCTCCCCCTTTCCGCCATCCGCATCGCCAAGTCGCGGCCGATTTTTATGCCCAGAAGCACCAGGGGCCACACATGCCAGACCACATCGAAGATGTCGATGGGGCGCGACAGGGCGCCGTTCATGAGCATGCGCGACTTTTCTACGAGGTGGGGCTCAGGGGCGAAGGGATACGGCGCAAGCCCCAGGACGAGGGCAAACGGGACCAGCAGGGAATAACTCCAGAGATATTTCATCGGCTTTCCTCCAACGGCAATTTTAATAACACGGAGCAACAGAGCACACGGAGAAAACCTTATAATCGATCTCCACAAACACGGCAAAAAACGTAATTCGGGAGAAAATTCCGGCCTTGCACAGTTGCGCCATGTTTCTATTTGTTCAGGTTTTAATCAGACCTTCAGCAGGACCATCCCGGAAGCGGGGTCCAGTTCCCGGCGGGCAGTGGTTCCCGTGAT
The nucleotide sequence above comes from Geobacter benzoatilyticus. Encoded proteins:
- a CDS encoding TIGR00730 family Rossman fold protein — translated: MQRICVFCGSSMGRNGAYRDAAAALGRLLAREGIGLVYGGASVGLMGTVADAALAGGGEVIGVIPRALEAKEIAHAGLSALHVVETMHERKALMAELADGFIALPGGMGTFDEFFEVVTWAQLGIHAKPFGLLNVAGYYDRLAAFLDHTVAEGFVRGEHREMIAVEESPEALLERFRTRRAPVVEKWLDLGGG
- a CDS encoding response regulator gives rise to the protein MENKILIIEDNDQNLYLLTFILEKHGYEVFAARDGIEGIAAAGRVRPALILLDIQLPEMDGYDVARNLRANPALAEVPIVAVTSYAMAGDREKALLAGCTGYLEKPINPDTFMQQVREHLPS
- a CDS encoding rhodanese-like domain-containing protein is translated as MNIRTTGNTLAVLAVAALMVAPAAQAADQPPPAKTRDVKSCAICHAPENGQLRAFFDTLSTKSQSIQLKLDNGPEVVRFNSGTLKVLNGSAPDNVEKSLRGIKKGHEVRVAYVEGADGIKSISEISIKPPMKVPAEKQLTVDAIERLLKGKTKYTLVDARPPLKFQEGSIPTAINIPFPAFQKNLDKLPKDKGELLVYFCAGVTUALSPSSAREAEKLGYTNVKIFHDGIPEWNKRNYTVLDPKALKEAWLDKDLSFVLLDVRPPKDAGAGFIKGAVNIPEKALDKALKTFPNKDLKPPIVIYDAKGDGSARKVAMKLVEAGYPGPRILTGGFAAWKAADYGIETGKPAATVTYAPKPKPGTIPVAEFEAFAKGIPPTVQILDVRTAEEAEDTGIIKGAINIPAEEIIARLAEIPRDKELVLHCATGARAEMTYTILKEKGYKVRFLDATIITDDDGTFTIKK
- a CDS encoding translation initiation factor Sui1, with translation MKKGNSSDTPLVWSSEHGRVCPGCGKPLAGCVCKKQQSRPAGDGIVRVRRESKGRGGKTVTVITGVPLGSEGITALAGELKRRCGTGGTVKDGNIEIQGDHADLLVAELAKRGYTVKRAGG
- a CDS encoding response regulator, producing MSRILIVDDNEQNLYMLEVLLSANGFQVLSAPNGAEALSMARNSPPDLIISDILMPVMDGYAFCRECKKSDRLKNIPFIFYTATFTEEDDRKLALSLGADCFLLKPTEPEELMRIVRSLLAATESGVHGGAPGEEEEDGHFREYSEALFRKLQKKMVDLEKTNHELEHEIRERKNAEKELQQLNHALEERVAERTALLAATNEQLREEVTRSKQAQEEIALLNDVLLKRTASLEMLNRELEAFSSAVTHDLRAPLRSITGYTAIVREECGEAVGEAVLEYLRRIERNTSRMNELIDALRGLSQASSATIHPNMVDLSDIASEIATALHEGNPERQVTFAIADGVAAEADRPLIRSALENLLNNAWKYTRRKETARIEFGIIENDQRVYFVKDNGAGFDMRYVSKLFTPFQRLHHQEEFEGTGVGLATVQRIVHRHGGNIWAEGKVEEGATFYFTLGRAVPDWQSEAAIGTVSH